A genomic region of Nakaseomyces glabratus chromosome C, complete sequence contains the following coding sequences:
- a CDS encoding alpha-mannosyltransferase (CAGL0C03894g~Ortholog(s) have alpha-1,3-mannosyltransferase activity, role in protein O-linked glycosylation and fungal-type vacuole localization) has product MLSKLSMIQGRLPVSRRPIVLVLTLLGAIFLLTQFNKDDEIVLQPEQLGLGKYKGARKALPNSVYKKTATILKRNRGNDQNTKSQYEIDWEEGRISRVEMCRTMIHEIYNIGINNKPHVLSSPMKNFASVAAMAESIRLYNFCFIDGNINSFELYGQENNAGATVLLNDFFPFLKAHTDGEHMWPEVTHLNKDKIILPNFDLEAVDTFNANFWINWKKHARGRGIVVTFKEEEANMMMKLIAVLGHLKNRLPIQIVIQGNKFGSRTIEMLKEKAIEKKQQIYIVDATKLLMEKYAEVHIQGYTNKWIASIFNTFEEFILLDVDTVPFINPKKFFEKKGYRTTGFYMYQDRNLVNEKLGRKCVDIISGAQLSGYEARVLNTGFLYSPYFAREDDYTTASARAYYKLFNNWTLHQAESVLVVINKKQKLGGLLMSFMLNTQIALKQCFLGDKEFFWIGQLMNNSPYYIDERPATIVGPLSSPTDEQSNYYKICSAQLGHLGEDGKLDWVNGGMQVCKFKNAAMKDFTDDPEFFKSRHKDAAVLQNFYDSTVTLDGYMTADPPSCQWMNIRECQKYMYCIICDKKPSLGTAAPGDMTPSVQFTDKYHAQVNDIARIWSEESTSDTNAFGV; this is encoded by the coding sequence ATGTTATCCAAACTATCAATGATACAGGGCAGGTTACCTGTTAGTCGGAGACCAATAGTTTTAGTTTTGACACTTCTTGGAGCTATATTTCTGTTGACACAGTTTAACAAGGATGATGAAATAGTCTTACAGCCAGAACAATTGGGCCTTGGCAAATATAAAGGAGCGAGGAAGGCTTTACCAAACTCAGTGTATAAGAAGACTGCTACTATATTAAAGAGGAATAGAGGAAATGATCAGAATACGAAATCTCAGTATGAAATAGATTGGGAAGAAGGAAGAATTTCACGAGTTGAGATGTGCAGGACCATGATTCATGAAATCTATAATATTGGCATAAATAATAAGCCCCATGTGCTGTCCTCACCCATGAAGAATTTTGCTAGTGTAGCGGCCATGGCAGAATCCATAAGACTGTacaatttttgttttattgaTGGAAATATCAATAGTTTTGAACTTTATGGTCAAGAAAACAATGCAGGTGCTACTGTTCTATTGAATGActtctttccttttttgAAGGCGCATACGGATGGTGAGCATATGTGGCCAGAAGTTACACATTTGAATAAGGATAAAATAATACTGCCAAACTTTGATCTGGAAGCAGTAGATACTTTTAACGCAAATTTTTGGATTAACTGGAAGAAGCATGCACGAGGAAGAGGTATAGTTGTTACATTCAAGGAGGAGGAAGCAaatatgatgatgaaattaatTGCTGTGTTAGGCCATCTAAAAAATAGATTACCTATTCAGATCGTGATTCAAGGTAATAAATTTGGTAGCAGAACAATTGAGATGTTGAAGGAAAAGGCgattgaaaagaaacagcAGATATACATTGTAGATGCCACAAAGCTGCTGATGGAGAAATATGCAGAAGTTCATATACAGGGCTATACCAACAAATGGATTGCTTCTATATTTAATACTTTTGAAGAGTTCATTCTTCTGGATGTTGACACTGTACCGTTCATAAATCCCAAGaagttttttgaaaagaaaggatACAGGACAACAGGATTTTATATGTATCAGGATAGAAACTTGGTGAATGAGAAACTTGGCAGAAAGTGTGTCGACATAATATCTGGGGCACAACTTTCTGGATATGAGGCTCGTGTCCTGAACACAGGCTTTTTGTACAGCCCTTATTTTGCAAGGGAGGATGATTACACCACTGCTTCTGCTCGCGCGTATTACAAACTGTTCAATAACTGGACATTACACCAAGCTGAAAGTGTTCTAGTGGTGATAAACAAGAAGCAGAAGCTAGGTGGGTTGTTGATGTCATTTATGTTAAACACGCAGATAGCTCTGAAGCAATGCTTTTTGGGTGACAAGGAATTCTTCTGGATAGGTCAGTTGATGAACAACAGTCCTTACTATATAGATGAAAGACCGGCTACTATCGTCGGACCTTTGTCCTCACCTACTGATGAGCAAAGCAATTACTACAAGATTTGCTCCGCACAACTGGGCCATCTTGGGGAAGACGGTAAACTCGATTGGGTTAACGGAGGCATGCAGGTCTGCAAGTTCAAAAACGCAGCTATGAAGGACTTTACCGACGACCCCgagtttttcaaatctaGACATAAGGACGCGGCGGTTCTTCAGAATTTTTACGACTCGACTGTGACGCTCGACGGTTACATGACAGCGGATCCGCCAAGTTGCCAATGGATGAACATCAGGGAGTGCCAGAAGTACATGTACTGCATTATCTGCGACAAGAAGCCCAGCCTGGGGACAGCCGCGCCCGGAGACATGACCCCCTCAGTGCAGTTTACTGATAAGTACCACGCGCAAGTTAACGACATCGCCCGCATATGGTCCGAAGAGTCCACAAGCGACACAAACGCTTTCGGTGTCTAG
- a CDS encoding alpha-mannosyltransferase (CAGL0C03916g~Has domain(s) with predicted transferase activity, transferring glycosyl groups activity and role in protein glycosylation) produces MSLLARYLLQRRVKRYSVLFVLFVGLFIFIARHLTNEEESDNGIYKDDKFPYEDGLLHSSSNSAYTFITDAMNKLTKKKKNSFLSPKGLSYFKDDERILKNWNTSSRVDKCKWLIRGIYADPNWNNRDILIGSDETNDKNKFHLSSERIRIHNYCFMKERIDPVQMFNELNISSTDAYDFQGRMFMFLRNVTSTDEAYIYPIIKNVRNGQVTTKPHTKLSPMQYNSNFMAYWKQESKGRGIALTAAPKDVKLLRSLFKVFEKLGNTYPIQIVQKGGEMSPTMESLIKDYAIETNQNVFIVDLSPVLDPDFATDHIRKFQNKWFASIFNTFEEVMLIDADVVIYTEPESFFNLDGYKNTGLLLWRDREIVDAKTHERCTDMAPYFEPALEEHRLLGTVQKYRLTGPSLETHDEPEAETLFDFFHRRIVTIIDSGVVIYNKKQKLHGLILAEYFHNSKQFAGCVYGDKEYFEFGALVAGEDYHVEAEKAVAIGAVGYHPPREKYYVCSGQMGHVDRNNNLLWSNGGLKNCKSDCAEADFEKMPKYFKAKYGTLKAVKEYYNGLMDIQGFVLPDVQKQKWVQYPDCQQFLYCAFITDPPEPDNKGKLVRFSDEEKMRYNEIGKAWYSGAND; encoded by the coding sequence ATGTCGCTACTAGCACGGTACTTGCTTCAAAGGCGAGTGAAACGATATAGTGTTCTATTTGTGCTATTTGTGGGTCTGTTTATATTCATTGCCAGACATCTtacaaatgaagaagaatccGACAATGGTATATACAAAGATGATAAATTCCCATACGAAGATGGATTATTGCACTCTAGTAGCAATTCAGCGTACACATTCATAACAGATGCAATGAACAAATTAactaaaaagaagaaaaatagcTTTTTATCACCCAAAGGTCTGTCCTATTTCAAAGATGATGAGAGAATATTAAAGAATTGGAATACTAGCTCTAGAGTGGACAAATGCAAATGGCTCATAAGAGGTATCTATGCCGATCCAAATTGGAATAACAGGGACATTTTGATAGGTTCAGATGAGacaaatgataaaaataaattccATTTATCTTCCGAACGTATTCGAATTCATAACTACTGCTTCATGAAGGAACGTATTGACCCGGTGCAAATGTTCAATGAATTGAACATATCATCAACTGATGCATATGATTTCCAAGGTAGAATGTTTATGTTTTTAAGAAATGTGACCTCTACTGATGAAGCATATATCTATCCCATAATTAAAAATGTGCGTAATGGCCAAGTGACCACTAAACCACATACTAAGTTGTCACCAATGCAATACAATTCAAATTTCATGGCTTACTGGAAACAGGAATCAAAAGGAAGAGGCATAGCATTAACAGCGGCCCCTAAAGATGTAAAGCTCTTAAGGTCACTATTTAAGGTATTCGAGAAGTTAGGAAATACTTATCCAATACAAATAGTTCAGAAAGGAGGAGAGATGTCACCGACAATGGAAAGCCTGATCAAAGATTACGCGATTGAAACTAATCAAAATGTGTTTATTGTAGATTTGTCTCCAGTTCTTGACCCTGATTTTGCTACTGATCACATAAGGAAATTCCAAAACAAATGGTTTGCTTCTATATTCAATACTTTCGAAGAGGTAATGTTGATTGACGCAGACGTGGTAATATATACGGAGCCAGAGAGCTTCTTCAACCTTGACGGGTACAAAAATACAGGATTATTACTTTGGAGAGATAGGGAGATTGTAGATGCTAAGACACATGAAAGGTGCACTGATATGGCACCATACTTTGAGCCGGCGCTGGAGGAGCATAGGTTACTAGGAACTGTACAAAAATACCGGCTCACTGGTCCCTCTTTAGAGACACATGATGAACCTGAAGCGGAGACACTATTCGATTTTTTCCATAGACGCATCGTGACTATTATCGATAGTGGTGTTGTCATATACAATAAGAAGCAAAAATTACATGGTTTGATTTTAGCAGAGTATTTTCATAATAGTAAGCAATTTGCCGGTTGTGTGTATGGtgataaagaatattttgagTTTGGTGCTTTAGTCGCTGGGGAGGATTATCATGTAGAGGCAGAAAAGGCTGTTGCCATTGGAGCAGTTGGATATCACCCTCCAAGAGAGAAATATTACGTATGTTCGGGTCAAATGGGTCATGTTGACAGAAATAACAATTTGTTGTGGTCTAATGGTGGGCTAAAGAACTGTAAATCCGATTGTGCTGAAGCAGATTTCGAGAAAATGCCTAAGTATTTCAAAGCTAAATATGGGACACTAAAGGCTGTTAAAGAGTACTATAACGGTTTGATGGACATTCAGGGGTTTGTGTTACCAGATGTACAGAAGCAGAAATGGGTACAGTACCCTGATTGTCAGCAATTCTTGTATTGCGCATTTATTACTGATCCACCTGAACCTGACAATAAGGGAAAATTAGTTAGGttcagtgatgaagaaaagatgaGATACAATGAGATTGGTAAAGCCTGGTATTCCGGAGCAAATGATTAA
- a CDS encoding alpha-mannosyltransferase (CAGL0C03938g~Has domain(s) with predicted transferase activity, transferring glycosyl groups activity and role in protein glycosylation), producing MPLKLRFISMILQLRRLVGAKVNTRHRLYLIPLVAVLLFFVNWPRSTTPPVVSIYEGEYPFNEDLLHSSAESAFTVISDKINNLKDEYANRSLKQKLFSFFDKDEKILKNWESSSLNDKCRWLVRGIYSSSAWNNFDITKNYKFETAYEKFQAVTERVRIYNYCFMNGNIDPVEVFDELNIPFADPYDFQSRMFMFLKKVNRNDKAYMYPLIKNVRNGDIIAKPRTKMSAKEYNANFMGHWKAEARGRGITLTVAPDDIKLLRSLFKVLEKLGNEYPVEVVHKGGEMTPKMEDLIRQYAEETNQEVYVINLSPILDPDFASQNIKSFKNKWFAAMFNTFEEAILLDVDVVLYASPEYFFELDGYKKTGLMLWKDREYTEVETSDRCASMAPYFEPSEEEHELLGTIQKYRLTGPDLETHNESEATTLNDFFNNKLATIIDSGVVLINKKQKLNALLLAAYYHMSKYFGGCTYGDKELFEIAALAAGEDYYVDPNKAGAIGPIGYHPPREKYYVCSAQMGHPDENNNLLWSNGGLKNCKLDSAEADFKKLPKYFKAKYGSLDTVKLYYKGRSEIQGFIVPDIVKQKWIQYPDCQHYLYCAFITDPPEDDNTGKLVRFSEEEMEKYNEIGRAWYAGTIY from the coding sequence ATGCCGTTAAAACTTCGGTTTATATCGATGATATTGCAACTGAGAAGGCTCGTTGGTGCAAAAGTGAATACACGACATAGACTATATCTAATTCCGCTGGTAGcagttttgttattttttgttaactGGCCTCGTTCTACCACGCCCCCTGTGGTCTCTATATATGAAGGCGAGTATCCATTTAATGAGGATTTGCTACATTCAAGTGCTGAGTCAGCCTTTACAGTTATTTCAgataaaatcaataacCTTAAAGATGAGTACGCAAACAGATCGCTAAAACAAAAGttattttcattctttGATAAAGATGAGAAGATTCTTAAGAATTGGGAAAGTAGTTCTTTGAATGATAAATGCAGATGGTTAGTCAGAGGTATATACTCCAGCTCAGCATGgaataattttgatataacaaaaaattataaatttgaaactgcctatgaaaaatttcaagcAGTTACTGAGCGTGTAAGAATCTACAATTACTGTTTCATGAATGGCAATATCGACCCCGTTGAGGTATTTGATGAGTTGAACATACCGTTTGCAGACCCATATGACTTCCAAAGTCGGATGTTcatgttcttgaagaaggtgaATAGGAATGACAAAGCGTACATGTACCCACTAATCAAGAATGTGCGTAATGGAGATATTATAGCGAAGCCACGGACTAAGATGAGTGCTAAGGAGTACAATGCTAATTTCATGGGGCACTGGAAAGCTGAGGCCCGCGGGCGAGGTATTACGTTGACAGTAGCACCTGATGATATAAAGCTATTGCGGTCATTATTTAAAGTTTTGGAGAAGTTAGGGAATGAATATCCTGTGGAGGTTGTCCATAAAGGTGGTGAGATGACACCCAAGATGGAAGATCTGATCAGACAATATGCTGAGGAGACAAACCAGGAAGTATATGTCATCAACCTCTCACCAATACTTGATCCAGATTTTGCTAGTCAGAATATCAAGtcattcaaaaataaatggtTTGCAGCTATGTTCAATacctttgaagaagctaTTTTGCTAGACGTAGATGTTGTTCTTTACGCATCTCCAGAGTATTTCTTCGAACTGGATGGTTATAAAAAAACAGGACTCATGCTATGGAAGGATAGAGAATATACTGAGGTTGAAACTAGTGATCGCTGCGCTTCAATGGCTCCATATTTTGAACcttcagaagaagaacatgAATTGTTGGGTACAATACAAAAGTATAGACTAACTGGACCTGATTTAGAAACACATAATGAATCCGAAGCCACTACACTTAATGACTTTTTTAACAATAAATTAGCCACTATAATTGATAGCGGAGTTGTCCTTATTaataagaaacaaaaattaaatgcTCTCTTACTTGCTGCATATTATCATATGAGCAAATACTTTGGAGGCTGCACATACGGTGACaaagaattatttgaaattgcaGCATTGGCTGCTGGCGAAGATTATTATGTTGATCCAAACAAAGCAGGAGCAATAGGGCCAATTGGATACCATCCACCAAGAGAGAAATATTATGTTTGTTCCGCCCAAATGGGACATCCGGATGAAAACAACAACTTACTTTGGTCTAATGGTGGGCTAAAGAATTGTAAGTTAGATAGTGCAGAAGCCGACTTCAAAaaattaccaaaatattttaaGGCCAAATACGGCAGTCTGGATACTGTCAAACTATATTACAAAGGTCGGTCAGAAATTCAGGGCTTTATTGTTCCTGATATCGTTAAACAAAAGTGGATACAATACCCAGACTGTCAACATTACTTATATTGTGCATTTATTACAGATCCACCAGAGGATGATAATACTGGAAAACTTGTAAGATTTAGTGAGGAGGAGATGGAGAAGTATAACGAGATAGGAAGAGCTTGGTATGCGGGTACTATATATTAG
- the URM1 gene encoding ubiquitin-related modifier URM1 (CAGL0C03784g~Ortholog(s) have cytosol, nucleus localization): MVKVRVEFLGGLDVIVNKQRVYDLDVPSQVENVGDLIDYIIENLITNKKDVEVFIENDSIRPGIITLINDTDWELENEKEYVIEDGDVISFTSTLHGG; encoded by the coding sequence ATGGTCAAAGTGAGAGTCGAATTTTTGGGTGGACTTGATGTTATTGTGAACAAGCAACGTGTCTACGATCTAGATGTTCCAAGTCAAGTAGAAAACGTTGGGGATCTGATTGATTACATTATAGAAAACCTTATAACAAACAAGAAAGATGTCGAAGTATTCATCGAGAATGACTCTATCAGGCCTGGTATCATTACCTTGATTAATGATACTGACTGGGAATTGGAGAACGAGAAAGAGTACGTCATTGAAGATGGAGATGTCATCTCATTCACTTCTACATTGCATGGTGGTTGA
- the NAS2 gene encoding Nas2p (CAGL0C03762g~Ortholog(s) have cytosol, nucleus localization) encodes MSDINDVSRIAIDPLLQKQIDDYQQLPLPQLMQCKDSIEAEIEKFLTVLANDLNSDMTSPLLTGDGFPRNDIDVYQVRYVRQKVNMLRNDLVKVMDQLHTALSSHFVSRSIDSKLNAMTMDGNDGRTPDQGNGNIDAAARAVPFARVTEVTPESPVSVAGINVGDLLCTIGTIDATNHNSLKAIPGLIASCENSDVKITLKRGEAQQLHNVTLRPSRNWPGQGLLGCRLQEI; translated from the coding sequence ATGAGTGACATCAATGATGTCTCACGCATAGCAATAGACCCTTTGCTGCAGAAGCAGATTGATGACTACCAACAGTTGCCCTTACCCCAGTTGATGCAGTGCAAGGACTCGATCGAGGCCGAGATCGAGAAGTTCCTAACTGTATTAGCAAATGATCTGAATAGTGATATGACTTCTCCGTTACTCACTGGGGATGGGTTCCCTCGCAACGACATTGATGTGTATCAAGTGCGGTATGTAAGACAGAAGGTTAACATGCTGCGAAATGATCTAGTTAAGGTGATGGATCAGTTGCACACTGCGCTGTCAAGCCATTTTGTATCACGCTCCATTGATTCAAAGCTTAATGCGATGACCATGGATGGTAATGACGGAAGAACGCCGGATCAGGGCAATGGAAATATAGATGCAGCAGCAAGAGCGGTACCGTTTGCTCGTGTTACCGAGGTGACACCGGAGAGCCCTGTAAGTGTGGCTGGCATAAATGTTGGTGACCTTTTGTGTACAATTGGCACCATTGACGCAACTAATCACAACAGTCTAAAGGCCATTCCAGGACTAATAGCGTCATGTGAAAATTCCGATGTAAAAATCACGTTGAAACGTGGGGAAGCTCAACAGTTGCATAACGTAACGTTGAGACCTTCACGCAACTGGCCGGGCCAAGGCTTATTAGGCTGTAGGCtacaagaaatataa
- the TIR3 gene encoding Tir3p (CAGL0C03872g~Putative GPI-linked cell wall protein involved in sterol uptake), with protein sequence MAYNKVALILSAAIAATKVAAISNNEISEFNVILSDVMGHLTDYISYAENDPNFTLPDHVLDLYMAMTTATDDSYTTMYDQINFSQVTDAMTRLPWYSSRILPNVSPFLEDNAASAAASSAASSASSSAASSVSSEASEASSSVSSASSASVSSSSAASSSASSASSAASSEASSASSEASSRASSVSSAASSAASSISASASRAASSASSSASSASAARNGTSTSSHKNAAGKEYGSAAAGMGAMFVGAAALLL encoded by the coding sequence atggCTTACAACAAGGTTGCTCTAATTCTATCTGCTGCTATCGCTGCCACCAAGGTCGCTGCTATCAGTAACAATGAAATCTCTGAATTCAACGTTATTTTGAGTGATGTTATGGGTCACTTGACTGATTACATTTCCTACGCTGAAAACGATCCAAACTTCACCCTACCAGACCACGTTTTGGATCTATACATGGCTATGACCACCGCCACTGACGACTCCTACACTACCATGTACGACCAAATCAACTTCTCTCAAGTCACTGACGCTATGACTAGATTGCCATGGTACTCCAGCAGAATCTTGCCAAACGTCTCCCCATTCTTGGAAGACAACGCCGCTTCTGCCGCTGCCTCCTCCgctgcttcttctgcttcCTCTTCTGCTGCTTCCTCCGTTTCTTCTGAAGCTTCTGAAGCCTCCTCTTCCGTTTCTTCTGCCTCCTCTGCTTCcgtttcttcttcatctgctgcttcttcttctgcttccTCCGCATCTTCCGCTGCCTCTTCTGAAGCCTCTTCCGCTTCCTCTGAAGCTTCTTCCAGAGCCTCTTCTGTCTCTTCTgctgcttcttctgctgCTTCTTCCATCTCTGCCTCTGCTTCCAGAGCCGCCTCTTCTGCCTCTTCCTCCGCTTCTTCCGCTTCTGCCGCTAGAAACGGTACCTCCACTTCTTCTCACAAGAACGCTGCTGGTAAGGAATACGGTTCTGCCGCTGCCGGTATGGGTGCTATGTTCGTTGGTGCCGCTgctttgttgttgtaa
- the DOT5 gene encoding thioredoxin peroxidase DOT5 (CAGL0C03850g~Ortholog(s) have thioredoxin peroxidase activity, role in cell redox homeostasis, cellular response to oxidative stress and cytosol, nucleus localization), translated as MELRRSTRLSAKHGNEVKDEGPIKKKAKSVLKEKVNTKEPVKKPNTKEEKVSSDEAILEVGDDIPDITLQNQDGKDVSLKALAKENKVIIIFLYPKASTPGCTRQACGFRDNFDDLKEHGLVLGLSHDTPAAQLKFKEKYSLPYDLLCDPTREFIGMLGAKKTPASGSIRSHFVFADGKLKFKRLKISPEISVADGKKEVLELAKQYSN; from the coding sequence ATGGAGCTACGTAGATCAACTAGATTATCTGCCAAACATGGCAATGAGGTCAAAGACGAAGGCCcaattaaaaagaaagctaaGTCTGTTTTGAAGGAGAAAGTAAACACCAAGGAACCTGTTAAAAAGCCAAACACTAAGGAGGAGAAGGTCTCCAGTGATGAAGCTATTTTGGAAGTTGGTGACGATATTCCAGATATTACCTTACAAAACCAAGATGGTAAGGATGTCTCATTGAAGGCATTGGCTAAGGAGAAtaaagtaataataatatttctttACCCTAAGGCCAGCACCCCAGGTTGTACCAGACAGGCTTGTGGCTTCAGGGACAATTTTGATGACTTAAAGGAGCATGGCCTTGTACTTGGTCTTAGTCATGATACCCCTGCTGCTCAATTGAAATTCAAGGAGAAGTATTCATTGCCTTATGATCTACTTTGTGACCCTACTAGAGAGTTTATCGGGATGCTTGGTGCAAAGAAAACACCTGCCTCGGGTTCCATTAGATCTCACTTTGTTTTTGCAGATGGTAAGCTTAAGTTTAAGAGATTAAAGATATCACCAGAGATAAGTGTTGCTGATGGTAAAAAAGAAGTCTTGGAACTAGCTAAGCAGTACAGTAACTAA